A window of Planctomycetaceae bacterium genomic DNA:
CAAAGAACAAAATCCCGGCAGCGATGTTTTTCTTATTACAGCCTATGCAACGATTGAGACATGCAAAGAAGCGATGAAAAGCGGAGCGTCGGATTATCTTGTCAAGCCGATTGATATCGATCAACTCCGCGCGATGGTCGAAAAAACATTAAAAAAATTCCTCGCAACCGGCCCTGCCGCCAAAAACAAAGACGGTTTTGTTTTCGACGGCGTAATGGGACAAAGTCCGTCGGTACAGTCGGTGTTTTCAGTTCTTAAACGAGTTGCGCCGACAAATATCACCGTCTTAATCGAAGGCGAATCCGGCACAGGCAAAGAATTACTCGCCCAGGCGATACACAACAATTCGCTGCGAAAAAACAACGCATTTAAACCAATCAACTGCGCAGGCCTGACCGAATCGCTGCTGGAAAGCGAACTGTTCGGCCACGCAAAAGGCGCTTTTACCGGCGCAACAGAGGCTCGCAAGGGATTGTTCGAGGTCGCAGATAAAGGCACGCTGTTTCTCGATGAAATCGGAGATATGCCTTTGACGATGCAGGCGAAACTACTTCGTGTTCTCGAAGACGGCATTATCGTGCCGGTCGGCTCGAACAAATCCACTACCGTTGATGTCCGCGTTATAAGCGCGACAAACCACGATTTGGCGAACCTCGTAGAAAAGGAAAAATTCAGGCAGGACCTTTATTTCAGAATCAAAGGTGTCAGCGTTACAGTGCCCGCCCTTCGCGACAGAACACAGGACATCGCAAAACTGGCGGATTATTTTCTGCAAAAAGCGGCACAGGAACTGGGAACGCCTAAAAAAAACATTTCAGATAACGCACTCAATATTCTCAAGGCATACAACTGGCCGGGGAATATTCGTCAGCTTCGCAACTGCATACGCACAATGGCGGTAATGAGCGACAGCGAAAAATTAGAAGTAAAAGACATCCCCGTCGAGATTCATCAGGTTCGCCAGCTTTCCGGACAGGTATCCGCCCCGCTTGGAGGCGTTTCATTGAACGACATCGAACGCAAGGCTATTATCGATACACTCGCAAAAGTCGGCAACAACCGTGAAAAGGCGGCCAAACTGCTCGGCATCGGAGAACGCACACTCTATCGCAAACTCAAAGAATACAACATCGAGATTTAAAATTTAATATTTAAAATCTTAAATTATCGACTTAATTTTTTCTGTCCATTTTTGAGCAGTTGCGTTTACATTGGCTTGTCTCTTTTGTAATTCCTTTGCAAAGCTGTTGCTTTCGAACGTTCCGCGAACTGCGTCGAAATCAGCATCACGAATTTTTTCATCGCCATCGATGCCAAAACCGATTCGCGGCGGAACCTCAAATTCCTTTTGAGCGTCCTGAATAATCATCTCATACAGCTTATGACTTGCCTGCTGCCAAATATTGAGAATTTTAATCACGCCTTCCGAATCGATTTTATTTTTCAATATGCAGTTGAGCTTTTCGCACGCCCACGACCATTTATTGTCCTTGTAATCAGCAAAGCATTTTTGCAGTCTTTGCTGCACATCATCCATCGAAGTCAGCTTTCCGTTTTCAATGTCGCCCAGCAGCAATTCGATATCCGATTGCGGAGCCAGCAGCCCCGCTGCATCGACCCACTTGCCAAGTCCGGAAGCCGGCTGGGCAAATATTTTTCCCAAATCATTGAGATTGTTCAAATTTGCATCGGCAAGTTTTGCTGTCAGACAATCGCCGAGGAATTTGTTAATCGCAAGCGTGTACAACTCTATGCCCTTGTGAATCCATGCGGCCTTCAAATGCAGATTCTGCGAGCACTGCACATCATTGCCGCCGGTTACCGCCTTTAAGTTCAACAGCGTTTCAAGACCGTTGATTATCTTCTGAATGGTGTACGGGCTTAAAACATCAAAAATAATCAGGTCTGTTTTATTCGGGCATTTTCGTTCATCGCGTTTCGGCCATTTTTCACCGTCGCGGATAATGCCTACGGTTCGCAGATTCACGGCCGGCACAACAAAACATTTGTCGTCCTGTTCGTACATATATGAAAACG
This region includes:
- a CDS encoding sigma-54 dependent transcriptional regulator → MSEKPIILIVDDEAGHADVLAEALAQSGGETIAIYDAKNAVELLSTRHIDIVITDLNLHNDKINGVDILKTAKEQNPGSDVFLITAYATIETCKEAMKSGASDYLVKPIDIDQLRAMVEKTLKKFLATGPAAKNKDGFVFDGVMGQSPSVQSVFSVLKRVAPTNITVLIEGESGTGKELLAQAIHNNSLRKNNAFKPINCAGLTESLLESELFGHAKGAFTGATEARKGLFEVADKGTLFLDEIGDMPLTMQAKLLRVLEDGIIVPVGSNKSTTVDVRVISATNHDLANLVEKEKFRQDLYFRIKGVSVTVPALRDRTQDIAKLADYFLQKAAQELGTPKKNISDNALNILKAYNWPGNIRQLRNCIRTMAVMSDSEKLEVKDIPVEIHQVRQLSGQVSAPLGGVSLNDIERKAIIDTLAKVGNNREKAAKLLGIGERTLYRKLKEYNIEI